Proteins encoded in a region of the Deltaproteobacteria bacterium genome:
- the pcnB gene encoding polynucleotide adenylyltransferase PcnB codes for MTSVIIPRPEHPVSRKNIHPDALKVMYRLVQKGFTAYLVGGSVRDLILDRAPKDFDVSTNATPTQIKKIFQNCFLIGRRFRLAHIRFGEHVIETSTFRRCPDQDDDALDADLYMHRDNCYGTPEEDALRRDFTINGLFYEIVQFSIIDHVGGLSDIQNRLIRCIGDPNIRFREDPVRMIRAVRFASRLDFHIEPETYNAILRHHEEILKASPPRVFEELQKLFAFGCGEKAFRLLYKTGLLHDLLPEIAEFLDHDHGQDSMLWDWLAHLDARIRDTGKVEPVLIFAALFSVPVRRVATHHAAQGEKVVYSALLDDLIVPVATRVSMPKWMTARVIQIMAYQSRFVPDKRKRFSKRGFVAQDCFPETLALYELGLKVAGEDLDQISPWIEMRRDVEAEQPVPSESRSRNGRPPRKRPPRRRR; via the coding sequence ATGACTTCCGTCATTATCCCGCGACCGGAACACCCCGTTTCTCGCAAAAACATCCATCCGGATGCCTTGAAGGTCATGTACCGCCTCGTCCAAAAGGGATTTACCGCCTATTTGGTCGGGGGCAGCGTGCGCGATCTGATTCTGGACCGCGCCCCCAAGGACTTTGATGTCAGCACCAACGCCACGCCCACCCAGATCAAGAAAATTTTCCAAAACTGTTTCCTGATTGGCCGCCGTTTCCGTTTGGCCCACATCCGGTTCGGGGAGCACGTCATCGAAACCTCGACCTTCAGGCGCTGTCCAGATCAGGACGATGACGCCCTGGACGCTGATTTGTACATGCACCGCGACAACTGTTACGGCACGCCCGAAGAGGACGCCCTGCGGCGGGATTTCACCATCAACGGTCTTTTTTACGAGATCGTCCAATTCTCGATCATCGATCACGTCGGAGGGCTGAGCGACATTCAAAACCGGCTCATTCGCTGTATCGGAGACCCGAACATCCGTTTTCGCGAGGACCCGGTACGCATGATCCGGGCCGTGCGTTTCGCCTCCCGCCTGGATTTTCACATCGAGCCCGAAACCTACAACGCCATCCTGCGTCACCACGAGGAAATTCTCAAAGCCTCGCCGCCCCGTGTGTTCGAGGAACTGCAGAAGCTGTTCGCCTTTGGCTGTGGCGAAAAAGCATTCCGCCTGCTCTACAAAACCGGCCTGCTGCATGACCTGCTCCCGGAAATCGCCGAATTTTTGGACCATGATCATGGCCAGGACTCGATGCTTTGGGATTGGCTGGCCCATCTGGACGCGCGCATCCGGGACACGGGCAAGGTCGAACCGGTGTTGATCTTCGCGGCCCTTTTTTCCGTTCCGGTGCGGCGCGTGGCCACCCACCACGCGGCCCAAGGCGAGAAGGTGGTTTACAGCGCGTTGCTGGACGACCTCATCGTGCCCGTCGCGACACGGGTGAGCATGCCCAAATGGATGACCGCGCGCGTGATCCAGATCATGGCGTACCAAAGCCGGTTCGTGCCGGACAAGCGCAAGCGGTTTTCCAAGCGCGGCTTCGTGGCCCAGGACTGTTTTCCGGAAACCCTGGCCCTCTATGAACTGGGGCTCAAGGTCGCCGGCGAGGACCTGGACCAGATTTCCCCCTGGATCGAGATGCGGCGCGACGTCGAGGCCGAACAGCCCGTGCCCTCGGAATCGCGTTCCAGAAACGGCCGGCCGCCGCGCAAACGGCCGCCGCGACGGCGACGCTGA
- the topB gene encoding DNA topoisomerase III gives MARTLIIAEKPSVARELAGVLEVRGRRDGYLESPTHIVTWAVGHLVNIAEPGDQNPDWSGRWAMHQLPMLPTRFVLHVLPQTARQYEVLRTFLTDDTVDMVINATDAGREGELIFRRIYLLAGSTKPIKRFWASDMTEKGLRKAFAALMEGDDKRSLGHAAFARAEADWLVGMNFSRLFTLRSGSLITVGRVQTPVLKLLVDRRREIENFTPRDYWTVDAVFEHHNEAFKAVWVAPEEFKDSKIWSEPEALAVVRDCAGGEGTVASLEKKKGRQKPPLPFDLTTLQKEANSRLNLSAQTTLGIAQTLYEKKKLITYPRTDSRHLTQALFAECLDTLRAVYPHFPDIAHKAADNIKASKNKFECVNDKKVTDHHAIIPTALVANPNTLGPDEWAVYEMICRRFAATFMDDARFSTTTLLVGLGEHRFRANGKIFQDKGWLEAEPWRAAEDNPLPDLRVGALVVARELAESKHKTKPPAHFTDATLLAAMETAGKLVDDEAMRDAMRDRGLGTPATRAQIIETLLGRKYVAKDGKRLVATDLGVWAIDVVCAMIPQMASPELTGEWEKKLKDMEQGRAIYGQFMRQVRDMVAFGVDTVKSSRIGLPRCPRSG, from the coding sequence ATGGCCAGAACATTGATCATCGCGGAAAAGCCGTCAGTGGCCAGGGAATTGGCCGGCGTGCTCGAAGTCCGGGGCCGCCGCGACGGTTACCTGGAAAGCCCGACCCATATCGTGACCTGGGCCGTGGGGCATTTGGTCAACATCGCCGAGCCCGGGGACCAAAATCCGGACTGGTCCGGCCGCTGGGCCATGCATCAGCTTCCGATGCTGCCGACGCGTTTCGTTCTGCATGTGTTGCCCCAGACCGCCAGGCAATACGAGGTGCTCCGGACTTTTTTGACCGACGACACCGTGGATATGGTCATCAACGCCACGGACGCGGGCAGGGAAGGGGAGTTAATTTTCCGGCGCATTTATCTTTTGGCCGGGAGCACCAAGCCCATCAAGCGGTTCTGGGCCAGCGACATGACCGAAAAAGGATTGCGCAAGGCCTTTGCCGCGCTGATGGAAGGGGATGACAAACGTAGTCTGGGGCATGCCGCTTTTGCCCGGGCCGAGGCCGACTGGCTGGTGGGCATGAACTTTTCCCGCCTTTTCACCCTGCGCTCGGGCAGTTTGATCACCGTTGGCCGGGTACAGACCCCGGTCTTGAAGCTTTTGGTGGACCGCCGGCGCGAAATCGAAAATTTCACGCCGCGTGACTATTGGACCGTGGATGCTGTTTTCGAGCATCACAACGAGGCGTTCAAGGCCGTCTGGGTGGCGCCGGAGGAATTCAAGGATTCCAAAATCTGGTCCGAGCCCGAGGCCTTGGCCGTGGTGCGGGATTGCGCCGGCGGCGAAGGCACGGTCGCGTCCCTGGAAAAGAAAAAAGGGCGCCAGAAGCCGCCGTTGCCCTTTGACCTGACCACGTTGCAGAAAGAAGCCAACTCCCGGCTCAATCTATCGGCCCAGACAACCTTGGGCATCGCCCAAACCTTGTACGAAAAAAAGAAGCTCATCACCTATCCACGAACGGATTCACGCCATCTGACCCAGGCTCTTTTCGCCGAATGCCTGGATACCCTGCGCGCGGTGTACCCTCATTTTCCGGATATCGCCCACAAGGCCGCGGACAATATCAAGGCTTCGAAAAACAAATTCGAATGCGTCAACGACAAGAAGGTCACGGATCACCACGCCATCATCCCCACGGCCCTGGTCGCCAATCCGAACACCCTCGGACCCGACGAATGGGCCGTGTATGAAATGATCTGCCGCCGATTCGCGGCGACGTTCATGGACGACGCCCGTTTTTCGACCACGACGTTGCTGGTTGGTCTGGGTGAACACCGGTTTCGGGCCAATGGCAAGATCTTCCAGGACAAGGGCTGGCTCGAAGCCGAGCCCTGGCGTGCCGCCGAGGACAACCCCCTGCCGGACCTTCGCGTGGGCGCGCTGGTCGTTGCGCGGGAATTGGCCGAGTCCAAGCACAAAACCAAGCCACCGGCGCATTTCACGGACGCGACCCTGCTCGCGGCCATGGAAACCGCCGGCAAGCTGGTTGACGACGAAGCCATGCGCGATGCCATGCGTGATCGCGGTTTGGGAACTCCGGCCACGCGGGCCCAGATTATCGAAACCCTGCTCGGCCGGAAATACGTGGCCAAGGATGGCAAACGTCTGGTGGCCACGGATTTGGGCGTCTGGGCTATCGACGTGGTCTGCGCCATGATTCCGCAAATGGCCTCGCCCGAGCTGACCGGGGAATGGGAGAAAAAACTCAAGGATATGGAGCAGGGGCGGGCGATCTATGGACAGTTCATGCGTCAGGTGCGCGACATGGTCGCCTTTGGCGTGGACACGGTCAAATCCAGCCGGATTGGGCTGCCGCGTTGCCCGCGCTCTGGATAA
- a CDS encoding PilZ domain-containing protein, with translation MNKAVPGTESPTDQDIPVLSDDDAGLIITCDEPEPIVRKSFRVPLDKGVVTCAVKGKSYNAVDLSMYGLGLEVPDPEEFRIGEDIPSVSIQFSDKSFLVDVRVVHISPHGGDSLICGMQIVHTHDAGYVDWMTRVIAEMKAAMLTIKDVFK, from the coding sequence ATGAACAAGGCCGTTCCCGGGACCGAAAGTCCCACTGATCAGGACATCCCCGTCCTGTCCGATGACGATGCCGGTTTGATCATCACGTGCGACGAGCCCGAGCCCATTGTTCGCAAATCGTTCCGGGTGCCCCTGGACAAGGGCGTGGTCACGTGCGCGGTCAAGGGAAAATCCTATAACGCGGTCGATCTGTCCATGTATGGCCTTGGTCTGGAAGTTCCGGATCCGGAAGAGTTTCGCATCGGCGAGGACATCCCCTCCGTGAGCATCCAATTTTCCGACAAGTCTTTCCTGGTCGATGTCCGGGTTGTCCATATCTCTCCCCATGGCGGTGACAGCCTGATCTGCGGCATGCAGATCGTGCACACCCATGACGCCGGATATGTCGACTGGATGACACGGGTTATCGCCGAGATGAAGGCCGCGATGCTGACCATCAAGGACGTTTTCAAATAA
- a CDS encoding HAMP domain-containing protein codes for MKLKSKFFLPIFVAVAVLGLIGVLIIRAQLQGFENQVLQSMAQEKSREVNNAVATLAAQGLEKAALFSARDDVVQAFELAHLGNMDNESDALAQQAREELRALLKDDLSGFKTASGKAMGLHFHLPNGRSLARMWRDKQTKRDGQWVDISDDISSFRKTVMEVNKDGRSVRGVELGSGGFAIRGIVPVRDAKGRHLGSVETLESFNSVIQGAASGPGQSIVVYMNAEFLPITTALQDPAKNPVIDDKYVLVTPSQDGRLEGLVSPEFLRKGQQGITHARFGNTAVAAFPLYDHARQQAGIMVYAFDASGWNASIVNVGWYFMGAMALLMAVAGLATSVALHRFVIRPIGEIVGCIIDITQDKADLRHKLPVTSKDEIGDLARWFNALMDKVHDTLSDVAVYKNLVNAIGDPVFAVDKNFKILVANSAMLEIAGCAKDEITAKTCHSILNTALCGTSSCPIRTAMDTRSSFTADVIEISAHGQTQSIQPQGGVLHDVDDTVLGYFEIAKNVTALVERERVLHDAMSRMENVTANILRVAQAVSLTSDDIAGRVDQARTGTREQSQRLAEVSAAMHQMNEAVLDVARSASDAAKAADSSSDKAQDGARVVEDVVRSIAQVHERTQSLSKQMADLGNQAESIGRIMNVISDIADQTNLLALNAAIEAARAGDAGRGFAVVADEVRKLAEKTMTATKEVGVAITDIQNGTRQNIEGMHRVAEQVLATTDLARQSGLALTEIVPLVENTTTRITAIATASEEQSSASEEVATSLGTVNDIAATTAEGMERAAGAIAELSRLAEELRRLGETK; via the coding sequence ATGAAGCTCAAAAGTAAATTTTTTCTGCCCATTTTCGTGGCCGTGGCGGTCCTGGGACTGATCGGCGTGTTGATTATACGGGCCCAGCTCCAGGGTTTTGAAAACCAAGTGTTGCAATCCATGGCCCAGGAAAAATCCCGCGAGGTGAACAACGCCGTGGCCACGCTGGCGGCGCAAGGGCTGGAAAAAGCGGCCCTTTTTTCAGCCCGGGACGATGTCGTCCAGGCGTTCGAGCTGGCGCATCTGGGCAACATGGACAATGAATCCGATGCCCTGGCCCAACAGGCCCGGGAAGAATTGCGCGCGTTGCTCAAGGATGACCTGTCAGGCTTCAAAACCGCCTCGGGCAAGGCCATGGGACTGCATTTCCATTTGCCCAACGGCCGCAGTCTGGCCCGCATGTGGCGAGACAAGCAGACCAAGCGCGATGGACAATGGGTCGATATTTCCGACGACATTTCCTCCTTCCGGAAAACGGTCATGGAGGTGAACAAGGACGGCCGATCCGTGCGGGGCGTGGAACTCGGCAGCGGTGGTTTCGCCATCCGGGGCATTGTTCCGGTCAGGGATGCCAAGGGTCGGCACCTCGGTTCCGTCGAAACCCTGGAATCCTTCAATTCCGTGATCCAGGGCGCGGCTTCCGGACCAGGACAGAGCATTGTCGTGTACATGAACGCGGAATTTTTGCCGATCACCACGGCCCTTCAGGACCCGGCCAAGAATCCGGTCATTGACGACAAATATGTCCTGGTCACGCCAAGCCAGGATGGCCGGTTGGAGGGTCTGGTGTCTCCGGAATTTTTGCGCAAGGGGCAGCAGGGCATCACGCATGCACGTTTTGGAAACACCGCCGTGGCCGCTTTTCCGTTATATGACCATGCCCGGCAGCAGGCCGGGATCATGGTTTACGCTTTTGACGCCTCGGGCTGGAACGCGTCCATCGTCAATGTGGGCTGGTATTTCATGGGCGCGATGGCCCTGCTCATGGCGGTCGCGGGGCTGGCGACAAGCGTTGCCCTGCATCGGTTCGTGATCCGGCCCATTGGCGAAATCGTTGGCTGCATCATCGACATCACCCAGGACAAGGCCGACCTGCGCCACAAGTTGCCCGTCACCTCCAAGGATGAAATCGGGGATTTGGCGCGATGGTTCAACGCGCTCATGGACAAGGTCCACGACACCCTGTCCGACGTGGCCGTGTATAAAAATCTGGTCAATGCCATCGGTGATCCGGTTTTCGCCGTGGACAAGAACTTCAAGATTCTTGTCGCCAACTCGGCCATGCTCGAGATCGCGGGCTGCGCCAAGGACGAGATCACGGCCAAGACCTGTCACTCCATCCTGAACACCGCGCTGTGCGGCACGTCGTCCTGTCCCATCCGTACCGCCATGGACACGCGGTCATCCTTCACCGCGGACGTCATTGAAATCTCCGCCCATGGACAGACCCAGAGTATCCAACCCCAAGGCGGCGTGCTCCACGACGTGGACGACACTGTGCTGGGATATTTTGAAATCGCCAAGAACGTGACCGCCCTGGTGGAACGGGAACGGGTTCTCCACGACGCCATGAGCCGCATGGAAAACGTGACCGCGAACATTCTGCGCGTGGCCCAGGCCGTGAGCCTGACCTCCGACGATATCGCGGGCCGGGTGGACCAGGCCCGGACGGGAACCCGCGAGCAAAGCCAGCGGCTGGCCGAAGTTTCGGCGGCCATGCACCAGATGAACGAGGCGGTTTTGGACGTGGCCCGCAGTGCCTCGGACGCGGCCAAGGCCGCCGATTCCAGCTCGGACAAGGCGCAGGACGGGGCGCGGGTTGTGGAAGACGTGGTCCGGTCCATCGCCCAGGTCCACGAGCGGACCCAGAGCCTGTCCAAGCAAATGGCCGACCTTGGCAATCAGGCCGAATCCATTGGCCGGATCATGAATGTCATCTCCGACATCGCCGATCAAACCAACTTGTTGGCGCTCAACGCGGCCATCGAGGCGGCCCGGGCCGGTGACGCCGGACGCGGTTTCGCCGTCGTGGCCGACGAGGTGCGCAAACTGGCCGAAAAAACCATGACCGCGACCAAGGAAGTCGGAGTGGCCATCACCGATATCCAAAACGGCACCCGGCAGAACATCGAGGGCATGCATCGCGTGGCCGAGCAGGTCTTGGCCACCACGGATTTGGCCCGCCAGTCCGGATTGGCGCTGACCGAGATCGTGCCCCTGGTCGAAAATACGACAACACGCATCACGGCCATTGCCACGGCTTCGGAAGAGCAATCCAGCGCCAGCGAGGAGGTGGCCACGTCACTGGGCACGGTCAACGACATCGCGGCGACCACGGCCGAGGGCATGGAGCGGGCCGCCGGTGCCATCGCCGAGTTGTCCCGGCTGGCCGAGGAATTGCGCCGGCTGGGCGAAACAAAATAG
- a CDS encoding chromosome partitioning protein ParA, with amino-acid sequence MKVICPQCKKEHIIDESKIPANAKSAQCRACGHRFPLFESVVKDETPARKTRRIGVTLSKGGVGKTTTAVNLAAGLALTGHKVLLVDTDTQGQAAYVLGMKPKAGLTELVTGELPASAAMVEARDNLWLLAGGRSLAGIKRLIDRKDYGGELTLAEALEPLEKDFDYVIVDTSPGWDPLTVNVLFYVHELITPVSLEVMTLQGLVEFLKSLASIQKYRADVTLNYILPTFLDKRIKNPDNILDRLKDLYGEYVCTPIRYNVRLSESPAYGKTIYEYAPGSHGALDYRELVRKVTGNPKLFA; translated from the coding sequence ATGAAGGTGATTTGTCCGCAGTGTAAAAAAGAGCACATAATCGATGAGTCGAAAATTCCCGCCAATGCCAAATCCGCCCAATGCCGGGCCTGCGGACACCGTTTTCCGCTGTTCGAGTCCGTGGTCAAGGACGAAACTCCCGCCCGCAAGACCCGGCGAATCGGAGTGACCCTGAGCAAGGGCGGCGTGGGTAAAACCACGACAGCGGTCAATCTGGCCGCCGGGTTGGCCCTGACCGGGCACAAGGTGTTGCTGGTGGACACCGATACCCAGGGCCAGGCGGCCTATGTTTTGGGCATGAAGCCCAAGGCCGGGCTGACGGAACTGGTCACCGGCGAACTTCCGGCGTCCGCGGCCATGGTCGAGGCCCGCGACAATTTGTGGCTCCTGGCCGGTGGACGTTCCCTGGCCGGGATCAAGCGTCTCATCGACCGCAAGGACTATGGCGGCGAGCTCACCTTGGCCGAGGCGTTGGAGCCGCTGGAAAAAGATTTCGACTACGTCATCGTGGACACTTCCCCTGGCTGGGACCCCCTGACCGTGAACGTGCTGTTCTATGTCCACGAACTGATCACTCCCGTTTCCCTGGAAGTCATGACCCTGCAAGGCCTGGTGGAATTTCTCAAAAGCCTGGCCTCGATCCAGAAGTACCGCGCCGACGTCACCTTGAATTACATCCTGCCCACCTTCTTGGACAAGCGCATCAAAAACCCGGACAATATCCTGGATCGGCTCAAGGATCTCTATGGGGAATACGTGTGCACGCCCATCCGCTACAATGTCCGGCTCTCGGAATCCCCGGCCTATGGGAAAACCATCTACGAGTACGCGCCGGGCTCCCACGGGGCCCTGGACTATCGGGAACTGGTCCGCAAGGTCACCGGGAATCCCAAGCTGTTCGCATAG
- a CDS encoding HDOD domain-containing protein, whose product MSTLKYDLPGISSVGLDLIALLNSPETTVKQIAAQAKLDPVIYGNLVACANSPMYQGVHPSLDILTSLVRLGQREIKRIVYQVVLRGAFFHESTELNVLLRRIWLQSLTANVFMQRLVSMTPEAYTLDHEEIELLGCLGLIHNLGYVVLLANYRDRFLKFFEAHADLPLSDFFDREYAWFDDHDHFSAGRAVLSHWNFPRCAWEIVGQYHCPNSEFQGIYPQLHSLLRLSRHVIMMTEYNFHPRIPADYWLHGTDLPAVELDFETLIQDVRDTVLRVEGAFR is encoded by the coding sequence ATGAGTACATTAAAATATGATCTGCCGGGAATCAGCTCCGTGGGGTTGGACCTGATCGCGCTTTTGAATTCACCCGAGACAACGGTCAAACAGATCGCGGCCCAGGCCAAGCTTGATCCGGTCATCTACGGAAATCTGGTCGCGTGCGCCAATTCCCCGATGTATCAGGGTGTTCATCCCTCGCTGGACATTCTGACATCCCTGGTCCGCCTTGGGCAGCGGGAAATCAAGCGCATCGTGTACCAGGTCGTGTTGCGCGGCGCTTTTTTTCACGAGTCAACGGAACTCAACGTCCTGTTGCGACGGATCTGGCTCCAAAGCCTGACCGCCAACGTGTTCATGCAGCGTCTTGTCTCCATGACTCCGGAGGCCTACACCCTGGATCACGAGGAGATCGAACTTCTGGGCTGTCTGGGGCTGATCCATAATCTGGGCTATGTGGTCCTGCTGGCCAATTATCGGGACCGTTTTTTAAAATTTTTCGAGGCCCACGCGGACTTGCCGCTGTCGGATTTTTTCGATCGGGAGTATGCGTGGTTTGATGACCACGATCATTTTTCGGCCGGCCGGGCCGTGCTCTCCCACTGGAATTTTCCGCGTTGCGCCTGGGAGATCGTCGGCCAATACCACTGTCCGAACTCGGAATTCCAAGGGATCTATCCCCAACTGCACAGTCTGTTGCGTCTGTCCCGCCATGTAATCATGATGACAGAATACAATTTTCATCCCAGGATCCCGGCCGACTACTGGTTGCATGGGACAGACCTGCCGGCGGTCGAGCTCGATTTTGAAACACTGATCCAGGACGTGCGGGACACGGTCCTTCGCGTCGAGGGGGCATTCAGATGA
- the uvrC gene encoding excinuclease ABC subunit UvrC — MSVRELLPSFPTCPGVYLMKNATGRIIYVGKAKNLRRRLASYFQPEHRLPTKVRVMMPKVEAIDFLCTATEKEALLLEASLIKQHRPRYNIVLRDDKQYALFCLSRNHPYPALRLTRKVVRDGSVYFGPFTSALAARETKRVIDRLFPLRKCRDTVFANRTRPCLQYHIKRCLGPCCLPVSEEDYAQVVRRVELFLAGKSAELMAGLKAEMRAASDRLEFEQAARIRDSLRALEDTLERQAAVLSDGRDIDVIGVHGHEGGASLAVVFVRQGRIIDGQAFWFEDAPLENPEDETALIASFVMQFYTAERFIPGRVVTALGCSDQNLEDALADMRGGKVALGKARGDQERRLVDIARANARAHATQRRRTETDGGALARALGLGVAIERLECVDVSHIQGEGTRAGLVVFVGGRPEKNAYRQYAFPELDGTADDYLTLARFTARRLESGPPWPDLLLIDGGKGQLASVERALAEAGRPGLFPVAAIAKGESRRAGELGDVIFVPGRKNPLDLRPGSPELLFLQHVRDTAHRFVISRLRRHKRGDQLKSNLGELPGIGPKTARLLWTHFPSVEAMCLASEEDLAKLPGLGPKKARALHAALQLLAS, encoded by the coding sequence ATGAGCGTGCGCGAGTTGCTGCCGTCGTTTCCCACCTGCCCGGGCGTGTATCTGATGAAGAACGCCACGGGCAGAATCATTTATGTGGGCAAGGCCAAAAACCTGCGCCGCCGTCTGGCCTCCTATTTCCAGCCCGAGCACCGGCTGCCGACCAAGGTCCGGGTCATGATGCCCAAGGTGGAGGCCATCGACTTCCTGTGCACGGCCACGGAAAAAGAGGCCCTGCTCCTGGAGGCGAGCCTCATCAAGCAGCACCGCCCCAGGTATAATATCGTTCTGCGCGACGACAAACAGTACGCCCTGTTCTGCCTGTCCCGGAACCATCCGTACCCGGCCCTGCGCCTGACCCGCAAGGTGGTCCGGGACGGATCGGTTTATTTTGGGCCATTCACCTCGGCCCTGGCCGCGCGCGAGACCAAGCGGGTCATCGACCGGCTGTTTCCGCTGCGCAAATGCCGGGACACGGTCTTCGCCAACCGGACCCGCCCCTGTCTGCAATACCATATCAAGCGCTGTCTGGGGCCGTGCTGTCTGCCCGTGTCCGAAGAGGATTATGCCCAGGTGGTGCGTCGTGTTGAACTTTTTTTGGCCGGAAAATCGGCCGAACTCATGGCCGGGCTCAAGGCCGAAATGCGCGCCGCCTCGGACCGTCTGGAATTCGAACAGGCCGCCAGGATTCGCGACAGCCTCCGTGCCCTGGAGGACACCCTGGAACGACAGGCGGCGGTGTTGTCCGACGGCCGCGACATCGACGTCATCGGCGTGCATGGCCATGAAGGCGGCGCATCCCTGGCCGTGGTCTTCGTGCGCCAGGGACGAATCATCGACGGGCAAGCGTTCTGGTTCGAGGACGCGCCCCTGGAAAACCCCGAGGATGAAACCGCGCTGATCGCTTCGTTCGTGATGCAGTTTTACACCGCCGAGCGTTTCATACCGGGCCGCGTTGTCACGGCTTTGGGGTGTTCGGACCAGAATCTGGAAGACGCCCTGGCCGACATGCGTGGCGGCAAGGTCGCCCTGGGCAAGGCGCGGGGAGATCAGGAACGTCGTTTGGTCGATATCGCCCGGGCCAACGCCAGGGCCCACGCGACGCAACGTCGCCGCACCGAGACCGATGGCGGGGCTCTGGCCCGGGCGCTGGGTCTTGGCGTTGCCATCGAGCGCCTTGAATGCGTCGACGTGTCCCATATCCAGGGCGAGGGCACCAGGGCGGGACTGGTTGTTTTTGTCGGTGGGCGGCCCGAGAAGAACGCGTACCGGCAGTACGCCTTCCCGGAACTGGACGGCACGGCCGACGATTATCTCACCCTGGCCCGTTTCACGGCCCGACGTCTGGAGTCCGGCCCGCCATGGCCGGACCTGTTGCTCATCGACGGTGGCAAGGGTCAGCTGGCCAGCGTGGAACGCGCCCTGGCCGAGGCCGGGCGGCCCGGTTTGTTTCCCGTGGCGGCCATCGCCAAGGGAGAAAGCAGAAGGGCGGGCGAGCTTGGCGATGTCATCTTTGTTCCCGGCCGCAAGAATCCGCTGGACCTCAGGCCCGGCAGCCCGGAGCTTCTGTTTTTGCAACATGTCCGGGACACGGCCCATCGCTTTGTCATCTCCCGCCTGCGCCGTCACAAGCGCGGCGATCAGCTCAAGTCCAACCTGGGCGAACTGCCGGGCATCGGTCCCAAGACAGCGCGTCTGCTCTGGACCCATTTCCCCTCGGTGGAGGCCATGTGTCTGGCCTCGGAGGAAGATCTCGCCAAGCTGCCCGGTCTGGGCCCCAAAAAAGCGCGCGCCCTGCACGCGGCCTTGCAACTCCTCGCCTCCTGA
- a CDS encoding 23S rRNA (pseudouridine(1915)-N(3))-methyltransferase RlmH, which yields MYKIKIVSVGKMKKGYWCEAVAHYEKMLRATARIEAVHVKDCSHLQGWERKTQEAALLGQKIAARDRVLALHEKGVLYSSHEFASMLRGVLENPTEQCCFVIGGALGLGQDLLESAHGLVSLGPMTMPHELAQVVLYEQIFRAMTIIGNRAYHY from the coding sequence ATGTATAAAATCAAGATTGTTTCCGTCGGAAAAATGAAAAAGGGATACTGGTGCGAGGCCGTGGCGCATTACGAAAAAATGCTCCGCGCCACGGCCAGAATCGAGGCCGTTCATGTCAAGGATTGCTCGCATCTTCAGGGATGGGAACGAAAAACCCAGGAAGCCGCGCTCCTCGGGCAAAAAATAGCGGCCAGGGACAGGGTCCTGGCCTTGCACGAGAAAGGCGTGTTGTATTCCTCCCACGAGTTCGCGTCCATGCTGCGCGGCGTGTTGGAAAATCCGACAGAACAGTGCTGTTTCGTCATTGGCGGCGCCCTTGGACTCGGGCAAGATCTGCTGGAAAGCGCCCACGGCCTGGTCAGCCTTGGCCCCATGACCATGCCGCATGAATTGGCCCAGGTCGTGCTCTACGAGCAGATTTTCCGGGCCATGACCATCATTGGCAACCGCGCCTATCACTATTGA